A portion of the Gigantopelta aegis isolate Gae_Host chromosome 10, Gae_host_genome, whole genome shotgun sequence genome contains these proteins:
- the LOC121383279 gene encoding 39S ribosomal protein L19, mitochondrial-like: protein MASIVRKVLNLKLSRIYAAVPKRHRSGRNYIQRVNYLENDVVEDHRQSPLSKQQEVQQQQWDREALNVPRDFRYVYPDFLPNPEPKHRDRICELLEREDMYRRRAVIDLPEFYVGSIMAVKVADAHSPGKTNRFVGICIQRGGHGLRSYFILRNVIDGQGIEIMYEMYSPVLQNIEVLRLEKRLDDDLMYLRDAPHEFSTVPMDMEATPLPKGTTVPINTVMVRLNPRPWHQRWERCDLKGVEPFEVSQKLRDKAKKVAKPWEKYDLMKHYRETINDDESDTIMREIYSKKVHETRKSRTLTKKT from the coding sequence ATGGCCTCCATCGTACGAAAGGTTTTGAACTTGAAGCTATCAAGAATATATGCAGCAGTTCCGAAACGACACCGATCAGGAAGAAATTACATTCAGCGTGTAAACTACCTCGAGAATGATGTGGTGGAAGATCACCGCCAATCACCTCTTTCAAAGCAACAGGAAGTACAGCAACAGCAGTGGGATCGCGAAGCATTGAACGTGCCTAGGGATTTCAGATACGTTTACCCAGACTTTCTGCCAAATCCAGAGCCGAAGCATAGAGACAGAATATGTGAGTTATTGGAGAGAGAAGATATGTATCGGAGAAGAGCCGTTATCGATTTGCCAGAATTCTATGTTGGCAGTATCATGGCTGTTAAAGTGGCAGATGCCCATTCTCCTGGAAAAACGAACAGATTTGTTGGTATTTGCATTCAGCGAGGGGGTCACGGATTGAGGTCGTACTTCATATTGCGGAATGTCATTGATGGACAAGGCATAGAGATAATGTACGAGATGTACAGCCCAGTTCTTCAGAATATCGAGGTGTTGAGGCTTGAGAAGCGATTGGACGACGATCTGATGTATCTTCGAGACGCTCCACATGAATTCAGCACAGTCCCTATGGACATGGAAGCCACACCGCTGCCAAAAGGCACCACAGTTCCCATTAACACGGTTATGGTCAGATTAAATCCACGACCTTGGCATCAAAGATGGGAAAGGTGTGATTTAAAGGGTGTAGAGCCCTTTGAAGTATCTCAAAAGTTGCGTGACAAAGCTAAAAAAGTGGCAAAACCATGGGAAAAATATGACTTAATGAAACATTACAGGGAAACAATAAATGATGATGAATCAGACACTATTATGAGAGAGATTTACTCGAAGAAAGTTCATGAAACAAGAAAATCTCGAACTCTGACAAAGAAAACATAA